The genomic segment gcagtattgaaaatcagagtcaggcaagcaaggatcggcaacagaaagtcgtaaggtaaatcaggcaggcttagtttcccaggcaaggccgcaggcaacatagcacaggaggcgtttgatagctttaaataccccccacgcatgcgcagaaccggcgccgtcagcgcgtcgcggacatgcacgctttgacatgtacataCGCTTTGACACACGCGCACCTGGATGCGCGTGCACAACgccccgcggacaacgggacgcgtgcgcaaggaggcgcgcgagaacGGGTCGCGCGGGTGAGTACCCCGACACcccggtatctgaaaaatgaatatagttttaaaaaaaaaaaaacactggtattccgtattaaacggtatatcgcccagccctatgcTCCCGattatttcttaaaggaacagtaacatcaaaaaattaaagtgttttaaagtaattcaaatataatgtgctgttgctctgcaaaaaactggtgtttttgctacagaaaagctactatataaataagctgctgtgtagccatgggggcagccattcaagctgaaaaaaggcacagattacatagcaaataacagataagacaccattgtattctacagggtttatctgttagctgctatataacctgtgccttttctcctttgaatggctgcccccatggctacacagcagcttatttatataaactatagtagtctttctgaggcaaacacaccagctgtagcaatgcagggcaacagtacattatattgtaattacttttatacactttcattttttggtgttactgttcctttaatgtgcatGTGCTGCCTACTAATTCTACCATCTGTACATGGTCCTGGGTCTTGGCCTTTGTTAAGGAATGTTGGATGATGGTATTTTTaagtcagtgttttttttctacaatgcaGGGTTTAATCTGAGAAAGAGCTTAAAACATGGGGAACTTAATACTACGAATGACACCGATTGAGGTATACCTATGAATGGAGATGAACTCTTTCTTAGACTCTCTCCTTAAatctttacttgtcctttaaaatggagtccatgggagatggccttttattcaaccaaaccttGCCACCAAGtgaggaattaaaaaataactacctggtttgggggcactgagtgcaacatccaaggggttggtgagctacatgttgcccatgagccactggttggggatcactgccgtagtaaggtgaccagatttttGGAGCAAAATCCGGGGACAGAGATAAAAATGGCGGCGCGCGAAGCCGCAAATCTTTAGGCCATGCCCGTTTTGACAGacacacccccaaaaaaccacTTCAGTTTTACAGATACACCCTCAGTAAATATATAAGCCAACTCAGAGGCAATGCCATGTATAATCCCACCAGAACTAACAGCAGGGTGACACCGtggcaataccatgtataataccccctaGAACTCAACCTCTTGCCATCACACTTAAAAATATGAGAACTGCCATTTCTGCTTGCCTGCTCCGAGAGAGCTTCTGTCCTGCGCATTCCTTCCATGCGCAGGACAGATCTTTTAGTGAAAAAAGTATCTCAGTCCTTCGGGACAGAGGACTTCAGCTTACAAATTGGCCAATGAGGGAGGCACCTCAGGTTTACAGCGAATGGTGGAATGTGGTGCTGCTCGTGGCTCCCTGATTGGCAATTTGCGCAGTGACGTCTTCTGCACCAAAGGACCTCCTAAGCTGGCTGCTTGAATGCCTGCTGATCCAGAAGAATTCACGGGGATTTTTTTGCCCCACGGGGATGGTAAACAGGGACAATTGCCATAGGGCATGTAAATGCTATAAATGCTTAGGGAGGCTTGTGACAGAGAAGGTCAAGTGACTGCCTGCAGCATAGGGCTCTTAAGGATGAGGGATAATGTAGGTCTAGACAGTGCTTTTGGCAGGTAGCCCAAGCAAAGAGTAATTTCTAGACCAGTGGgcctcaaccagtggcttgggagcaacatgttgctcaccaacccccccttgatgttgctcccagtggtctcaaaaaaggggcaagctttagttgcataaaaaccaggtgtactgccaaacagagctctCCTTATGCTGTCAGTATACATAAGAGCTAAAAAATAACTTATCATGGCCCTTAACAGTACCCCAGGTACACTCTTTCTGCTTGTATTTCTCCCCAACTCTAATTTGCATTTGATTGTGGGtaactggtaaaaaaaagttgagacCTCCTGTTCTAGAACATATGTTTTCATGACTTGGGTGAGAAATCCCTATACAATGAAAACTAAATGtatgtttaaagaaaaacataacTTTCTAAAAGTTAGAGAATTTTTATAATGGGCAgactaattaaaataaaaatacttatcTGACAAATTTTGCAACACTATCATAAAGATAGTAATTTACCTGTGGCCTGATAGTGATGCAACTGGAGCGTTGGAACAGCCAAGTGTGGATCACATTTTAGAAGAAAGGTCAGTGATGGCTCAAAAATTGCACAATTTCAACACATATTAACCTTTGCTAAACTTGTGCCATGTGACAAGTTATGTAACAAAATGCTTAAGATAAAACTGAAGAAGTATTTGTGTGCATGTCCAATTTTACCAATCTGCACAAGCTCTGAAAATGATTCATTTCTGTCATGTATGGGTACACATTATTGAGGtgacaaataagaaaaaattgaCACGCAGGTCAAAAATAAGTAATTTGTATGAGGCTCATTTATTTGATcttaggttatatataggcaggcCTCAAGGACAAAAAAACAAGAGCGgtattctctttctttctctctaaaACAACAGTATCTAAATACACAAACAACAGTATCTAAATACAAAAACTGTAGCTGTGAAACATTGTGACAGATATGTTTATGTATGACGACACACAAAGCTACAagtagctacttgtcaaggctacaaaAGTAGAGAATTCTTATCATTTattaataattgtctctatgtgtgtttagcagagacaattctcaatattgtctatggcagggtattttctggaatttagtagccttgtaaaagtagctgctactgtgTAGCTCTGCATGTCTTCAGCTGCAGTAACTAATCGTGGCGATTTAGCTGCCATAGGGCATAGACACATGGGGCAACTCTTATATTAACCTAAGAGAAACATCTGTAAAAAATTCAGATGTTATACAGCAAACAAAGCTTAACAAATTCTCTGAAGAAAATGTATACATATCTATTATTAATGCATGAACCAATATACACAAATGGTAACATCATCTGTGGTAGAGTATACAAATCCTAAATATATTACACTTTTCTGTTCTACAACTGGATACTGACCTGGTGCATGTTATCTTCCCAGGCTTTATTCAGCCTGGCACCCAGCTCTGTGACGATGTCTGCTTAGCACCAGTGAAACTGCCCACCGATAGACTGACATTCTGAGCTGAGATGAGGGTGTCAAAATTAAAATCCAACCCATCTGCATCCATTAAATCGTTGCGAATTATTGTCTCCATGTCACATTCCAAACTCCCATTGAAAATATCCAGGTCCAAATCAGTGGGAAACTTTTCATGCCCCAGTGTTGGAAGGTTCACGGCTGAGGAGTACAAGGATCCTGAGAGCGTGTCTGAGATGGTTTGCATAGAATGACTAACTGAGGACTGCTGCTGGTGTTTGGTTGAGTCCAAGTTGCTGCTATCATTTAAACCAGTGTTGCTTAAATTGTTTGACAAGGCACGGCTGCCACCTTGAAAAGAGTTAAGAGACTGCTGTTGGTGCAGCGAGTTCTGATTAACCAAATTTCCTCCTTGGTTAGATGGGGCTGCAAAAGACATCATAGGGTCATTTCTCAGAATTATATTTCTTCTGGTATTCTGAGCAGTCACAGCAGTACTGGCTTGTGACATGAGTGGATCAGACTGGGTCATTAACACATCACTGTGGCTGAGGGTGTCTGTATTCAACAGGTCTTGCAAAGACTGGTTACTGTAATGATTAATGGAAGAAAAAGTAGCTTGCTTGTTCTCTTGGATAGTTTGCATGGGAGACTGGCGCAGCGATGTCAAGGGAAAGTTGAAGCTACTAGTGTTGTTAAAAGTATTAGATGGAGAGCCAATGCCTGAGCCCTTAGTGCCATATGTAAAGCTGGAACTTCTCTGCATGAGGATACCGGGAGATGACTGCTGTGAAGAAGTGAGAGAAATGTCATCCAGCAAGTCATCCATGAGGTTCTCTGGCAATCCATCATTTAAGTTCATGGTTCCAGCCATATCTGTTATTCTTGGCATCTCCACTGTGCATGGTTTACTTAAAGATGGGGACAAACTACCTGGGCTGCTATACAACATAGGGGACAAGGGAGAGTCATCATCTTGAACATCATCAAGTTCAGTTGTAGCTGGAATTGGAGACAAACGACCACTTATGGTACTGGCATTAGAGTTTGTACGAGATCGAAAATCTGTCCAGGCATCAAGTTCATCACTACTACGTGAGGTGGGACTACCTGGCCACTTTGACAGCTGCGAAGGGCTATCATCTGTAGCATCAGTAGATGCCTGCAAAGACGCTTTTTTCTTTGCTGCTCTCCCACGGCTCTTGGTGTATTTGTTGCTATTGTCCATTGAAACAGCCCGTCTTCTTGGTGCCTTCCCCCCTTTTCCTCCTTCAGGGTTGATCATCCACCAAGAGCTTTTGCCAGAGCCCTCAT from the Xenopus tropicalis strain Nigerian chromosome 5, UCB_Xtro_10.0, whole genome shotgun sequence genome contains:
- the foxo3 gene encoding forkhead box protein O3 gives rise to the protein MAEAVPSLSPPGDVDIDPDFEPQSRPRSCTWPLQRPDSQGSPGKPNSGAGEAGDASSMIPEEEDDDDEGSGTTATMVGTAGEKGTVVLLSGGDLTVLASPVGGVETLQASLGGGGAGGAQSGATGQQQRKCSSRRNAWGNMSYADLITRAIESSQDKRLTLSQIYDWMVRSVPYFKDKGDSNSSAGWKNSIRHNLSLHSRFIRVQNEGSGKSSWWMINPEGGKGGKAPRRRAVSMDNSNKYTKSRGRAAKKKASLQASTDATDDSPSQLSKWPGSPTSRSSDELDAWTDFRSRTNSNASTISGRLSPIPATTELDDVQDDDSPLSPMLYSSPGSLSPSLSKPCTVEMPRITDMAGTMNLNDGLPENLMDDLLDDISLTSSQQSSPGILMQRSSSFTYGTKGSGIGSPSNTFNNTSSFNFPLTSLRQSPMQTIQENKQATFSSINHYSNQSLQDLLNTDTLSHSDVLMTQSDPLMSQASTAVTAQNTRRNIILRNDPMMSFAAPSNQGGNLVNQNSLHQQQSLNSFQGGSRALSNNLSNTGLNDSSNLDSTKHQQQSSVSHSMQTISDTLSGSLYSSAVNLPTLGHEKFPTDLDLDIFNGSLECDMETIIRNDLMDADGLDFNFDTLISAQNVSLSVGSFTGAKQTSSQSWVPG